From the Cucurbita pepo subsp. pepo cultivar mu-cu-16 chromosome LG05, ASM280686v2, whole genome shotgun sequence genome, one window contains:
- the LOC111795282 gene encoding two-component response regulator-like APRR2 isoform X2, whose amino-acid sequence MVCTADDLQEWKDFPKGLRVLLLDRDSRSATEISAKLEEMEHVVYYCNDEKEALSAIMNTPENFHIAILEMCKGNYDESFKLLGSSKDLPIIMTSDVYCLSTMMKCIALGAVEFLLKPLSEDKLKNIWQHVLHKAFSSTPMPEVDSAASLMQLQLESEDNNGVLGDTEGLSWIQDIVWEQEQPNGSVKSQLNQGSSLQGCWESGDQMNCPMETDCSDKDVQSNFVETTSHDLVCEDTLQECQPRLSGKNKCGVKSGPSAVEHSIQGSDVNPSAGSKSKKTKVDWSPELHRKFIQAVEQLGIDRAIPSKILELMKVEGLTRHNVASHLQKYRMQKKHAVHREENPRFSMLTNHLKPNMAYPSYYPYCGISMSTVYRTWTQNNGQPANVNMWGPPDYRHWPQPGTQPWNSYAGMQADAWGCPVMLPSPAPYFSYPQQISSSHNVYTANKSYGTPHSSFDLQPDEELIDKIVTEARRKPWSPLPLGLKRPSPESVLKELSKQGISTVPPRINGSKPP is encoded by the exons ATGGTTTGCACTGCCGACGATTTACAAGAATGGAAAGACTTTCCTAAGGGTCTGAGGGTTCTTCTCCTTGATCGGGACAGCCGCTCCGCTACCGAGATAAGTGCAAAACTTGAGGAAATGGAGCATGTTG TCTATTACTGTAATGATGAGAAGGAAGCTTTGTCGGCGATTATGAACACACCGGAAAACTTCCATATTGCAATTCTGGAG ATGTGCAAAGGAAATTATGATGAGAGTTTTAAATTGCTCGGAAGTTCCAAGGACTTGCCAATCATAA TGACTTCAGATGTTTATTGCCTAAGCACCATGATGAAGTGCATTGCA CTTGGTGCAGTTGAGTTCTTGCTGAAACCACTCTCTGAGGACAAACTGAAGAATATCTGGCAGCATGTTCTTCACAAG GCATTTTCCAGTACACCGATGCCTGAAGTAGACTCCGCAGCATCCTTGATGCAGCTCCAATTAGAGAGTGAAGACAATAATGGAGTTCTGGGAGATACGGAAGGTCTTTCTTGGATTCAAGACATTGTATGGGAGCAAGAGCAACCAAACGGAAGTGTTAAATCTCAACTGAACCAGGGATCATCGTTGCAAGGTTGCTGGGAAAGTGGAGATCAAATGAACTGTCCAATGGAAACAGATTGCAGTGACAAAGATGTGCAGTCTAACTTCGTCGAAACTACTTCACATGATTTGGTTTGTGAAGACACCCTTCAGGAGTGCCAACCTCGATTATCTGGCAAG AATAAATGTGGCGTCAAAAGTGGTCCTTCAGCTGTAGAGCACTCAATCCAAGGATCTGATGTGAACCCTTCAGCTGGTTCCAAATCGAAGAAAACAAAG GTGGACTGGAGCCCAGAGCTACATAGAAAGTTTATTCAGGCAGTCGAACAGTTGGGCATAGATCGTGCGATTCCTTCCAAAATACTTGAGCTGATGAAAGTTGAAGGTTTGACAAGGCACAACGTTGCAAGTCATCTCCAG AAGTACAGGATGCAAAAGAAACATGCGGTCCACAGAGAAGAAAATCCAAGATTTTCAATGCTAACCAATCATTTGAAACCAAACATGGCTTACCCTTCTTATTATCCTTACTGTGGAATATCCATGTCCACTGTTTATCGAACATGGACACAGAACAATGGCCAACCAGCTAATGTCAACATGTGGGGTCCGCCTGATTATCGCCATTGGCCGCAACCAGGAACTCAGCCATGGAATTCTTATGCTGGG ATGCAAGCTGATGCATGGGGTTGCCCTGTGATGCTGCCTTCTCCTGCtccatatttttcatatcCTCAG CAAATTTCATCATCACACAATGTGTATACAGCAAATAAGAGCTATGGCACGCCCCACAGTTCATTTGATCTTCAACCA GATGAGGAGCTGATTGACAAGATTGTGACGGAGGCGAGGAGGAAACCATGGTCACCCCTTCCCTTGGGGCTTAAACGTCCTTCTCCAGAGAGTGTTCTCAAAGAGCTTTCAAAGCAAGGAATCTCCACCGTTCCTCCTCGAATCAACGGCTCCAAACCTCCCTGA
- the LOC111795282 gene encoding two-component response regulator-like APRR2 isoform X4: MMVERGKRLQLRRMFVDAAKSCIFHLTSDVYCLSTMMKCIALGAVEFLLKPLSEDKLKNIWQHVLHKAFSSTPMPEVDSAASLMQLQLESEDNNGVLGDTEGLSWIQDIVWEQEQPNGSVKSQLNQGSSLQGCWESGDQMNCPMETDCSDKDVQSNFVETTSHDLVCEDTLQECQPRLSGKVMVKEDENSAVGLNAESDIYLPLQNKCGVKSGPSAVEHSIQGSDVNPSAGSKSKKTKVDWSPELHRKFIQAVEQLGIDRAIPSKILELMKVEGLTRHNVASHLQKYRMQKKHAVHREENPRFSMLTNHLKPNMAYPSYYPYCGISMSTVYRTWTQNNGQPANVNMWGPPDYRHWPQPGTQPWNSYAGMQADAWGCPVMLPSPAPYFSYPQQISSSHNVYTANKSYGTPHSSFDLQPDEELIDKIVTEARRKPWSPLPLGLKRPSPESVLKELSKQGISTVPPRINGSKPP; encoded by the exons ATGATGGTTGAGCGGGGAAAAAGATTACAACTACGTAGAATGTTTGTTGACGCTGCGAAATCCTGCATTTTCCACT TGACTTCAGATGTTTATTGCCTAAGCACCATGATGAAGTGCATTGCA CTTGGTGCAGTTGAGTTCTTGCTGAAACCACTCTCTGAGGACAAACTGAAGAATATCTGGCAGCATGTTCTTCACAAG GCATTTTCCAGTACACCGATGCCTGAAGTAGACTCCGCAGCATCCTTGATGCAGCTCCAATTAGAGAGTGAAGACAATAATGGAGTTCTGGGAGATACGGAAGGTCTTTCTTGGATTCAAGACATTGTATGGGAGCAAGAGCAACCAAACGGAAGTGTTAAATCTCAACTGAACCAGGGATCATCGTTGCAAGGTTGCTGGGAAAGTGGAGATCAAATGAACTGTCCAATGGAAACAGATTGCAGTGACAAAGATGTGCAGTCTAACTTCGTCGAAACTACTTCACATGATTTGGTTTGTGAAGACACCCTTCAGGAGTGCCAACCTCGATTATCTGGCAAGGTAATGGTCAAAGAAGATGAGAACTCTGCAGTTGGTTTAAACGCAGAAAGCGACATTTATCTTCCCTTGCAGAATAAATGTGGCGTCAAAAGTGGTCCTTCAGCTGTAGAGCACTCAATCCAAGGATCTGATGTGAACCCTTCAGCTGGTTCCAAATCGAAGAAAACAAAG GTGGACTGGAGCCCAGAGCTACATAGAAAGTTTATTCAGGCAGTCGAACAGTTGGGCATAGATCGTGCGATTCCTTCCAAAATACTTGAGCTGATGAAAGTTGAAGGTTTGACAAGGCACAACGTTGCAAGTCATCTCCAG AAGTACAGGATGCAAAAGAAACATGCGGTCCACAGAGAAGAAAATCCAAGATTTTCAATGCTAACCAATCATTTGAAACCAAACATGGCTTACCCTTCTTATTATCCTTACTGTGGAATATCCATGTCCACTGTTTATCGAACATGGACACAGAACAATGGCCAACCAGCTAATGTCAACATGTGGGGTCCGCCTGATTATCGCCATTGGCCGCAACCAGGAACTCAGCCATGGAATTCTTATGCTGGG ATGCAAGCTGATGCATGGGGTTGCCCTGTGATGCTGCCTTCTCCTGCtccatatttttcatatcCTCAG CAAATTTCATCATCACACAATGTGTATACAGCAAATAAGAGCTATGGCACGCCCCACAGTTCATTTGATCTTCAACCA GATGAGGAGCTGATTGACAAGATTGTGACGGAGGCGAGGAGGAAACCATGGTCACCCCTTCCCTTGGGGCTTAAACGTCCTTCTCCAGAGAGTGTTCTCAAAGAGCTTTCAAAGCAAGGAATCTCCACCGTTCCTCCTCGAATCAACGGCTCCAAACCTCCCTGA
- the LOC111795282 gene encoding two-component response regulator-like APRR2 isoform X6 yields the protein MMVERGKRLQLRRMFVDAAKSCIFHFFLIAFYAEVRTAILGAVEFLLKPLSEDKLKNIWQHVLHKAFSSTPMPEVDSAASLMQLQLESEDNNGVLGDTEGLSWIQDIVWEQEQPNGSVKSQLNQGSSLQGCWESGDQMNCPMETDCSDKDVQSNFVETTSHDLVCEDTLQECQPRLSGKVMVKEDENSAVGLNAESDIYLPLQNKCGVKSGPSAVEHSIQGSDVNPSAGSKSKKTKVDWSPELHRKFIQAVEQLGIDRAIPSKILELMKVEGLTRHNVASHLQKYRMQKKHAVHREENPRFSMLTNHLKPNMAYPSYYPYCGISMSTVYRTWTQNNGQPANVNMWGPPDYRHWPQPGTQPWNSYAGMQADAWGCPVMLPSPAPYFSYPQQISSSHNVYTANKSYGTPHSSFDLQPDEELIDKIVTEARRKPWSPLPLGLKRPSPESVLKELSKQGISTVPPRINGSKPP from the exons ATGATGGTTGAGCGGGGAAAAAGATTACAACTACGTAGAATGTTTGTTGACGCTGCGAAATCCTGCATTTTCCACT TTTTCTTGATTGCCTTCTATGCTGAGGTGCGGACCGCGATC CTTGGTGCAGTTGAGTTCTTGCTGAAACCACTCTCTGAGGACAAACTGAAGAATATCTGGCAGCATGTTCTTCACAAG GCATTTTCCAGTACACCGATGCCTGAAGTAGACTCCGCAGCATCCTTGATGCAGCTCCAATTAGAGAGTGAAGACAATAATGGAGTTCTGGGAGATACGGAAGGTCTTTCTTGGATTCAAGACATTGTATGGGAGCAAGAGCAACCAAACGGAAGTGTTAAATCTCAACTGAACCAGGGATCATCGTTGCAAGGTTGCTGGGAAAGTGGAGATCAAATGAACTGTCCAATGGAAACAGATTGCAGTGACAAAGATGTGCAGTCTAACTTCGTCGAAACTACTTCACATGATTTGGTTTGTGAAGACACCCTTCAGGAGTGCCAACCTCGATTATCTGGCAAGGTAATGGTCAAAGAAGATGAGAACTCTGCAGTTGGTTTAAACGCAGAAAGCGACATTTATCTTCCCTTGCAGAATAAATGTGGCGTCAAAAGTGGTCCTTCAGCTGTAGAGCACTCAATCCAAGGATCTGATGTGAACCCTTCAGCTGGTTCCAAATCGAAGAAAACAAAG GTGGACTGGAGCCCAGAGCTACATAGAAAGTTTATTCAGGCAGTCGAACAGTTGGGCATAGATCGTGCGATTCCTTCCAAAATACTTGAGCTGATGAAAGTTGAAGGTTTGACAAGGCACAACGTTGCAAGTCATCTCCAG AAGTACAGGATGCAAAAGAAACATGCGGTCCACAGAGAAGAAAATCCAAGATTTTCAATGCTAACCAATCATTTGAAACCAAACATGGCTTACCCTTCTTATTATCCTTACTGTGGAATATCCATGTCCACTGTTTATCGAACATGGACACAGAACAATGGCCAACCAGCTAATGTCAACATGTGGGGTCCGCCTGATTATCGCCATTGGCCGCAACCAGGAACTCAGCCATGGAATTCTTATGCTGGG ATGCAAGCTGATGCATGGGGTTGCCCTGTGATGCTGCCTTCTCCTGCtccatatttttcatatcCTCAG CAAATTTCATCATCACACAATGTGTATACAGCAAATAAGAGCTATGGCACGCCCCACAGTTCATTTGATCTTCAACCA GATGAGGAGCTGATTGACAAGATTGTGACGGAGGCGAGGAGGAAACCATGGTCACCCCTTCCCTTGGGGCTTAAACGTCCTTCTCCAGAGAGTGTTCTCAAAGAGCTTTCAAAGCAAGGAATCTCCACCGTTCCTCCTCGAATCAACGGCTCCAAACCTCCCTGA